The genomic segment TGCAGCTTAcgtgttgataaaaaaaagccattacGATGTCAGACTTTTCACGTACTTGTGTATGGGTCCTTCATGTGGTGCCTGACCAGGATTTACTCCTTAAATCATAGTTTTTGATCAATTAGGAGTTCCTTTGTGCACGTTGTTACCTCCATCTAAGCAGTGGTGGAGCTAGAGGGGAGGCAGGGGTGGAACTGGACCCCCCTGAAAGCTGATTGGCCACCCTAGTTGATGTCACGGCACCACACGTCTTGTCGAAAGGAGccacttatatatgtatatgtgtgtatatatatgtatatatatatatatatatatatatatatatatatatatatatatatatatatatatatatatatatatatatatatatatatatatgtatatatatatatatatatatgtatatatatgtatatatatgtatatatatgtatatatgtatatgtatatgtatatatgtatatgtatatatatatatgtgtgtatatatatgtgtatatatatatatatttatatatatatgtgtatatatgtatatatatatatatatatatatatatatatatatatatatatgtgtgtgtgtatatatatgtatgtgtatatatatatatatatatatatgtatgtatgtatatatgtatgtatgtatgtatatatatatacgtatgtatatatatatatatatatatacgtatgtatatatatacgtgtgtgtgtgtgtgtgtgtgtgtgtatatatatatatatacgtgtatgtaccactggtggtagcgcagtttgagaaccatggtacTACAGCATTAAGAGTCATTTTGAGGGGGTTTCACaagcacaaagacaaaagatTGTACAGGGAAAGTAAAGTTTCAGTGTGGATAAAGGCCTAAAACCAGTCAGTGCATAGATGCAGACTGTTTATTTGTGGCCTgtagtgtgatgatgatgatgatgatgatgtagcaTCAGATTTTTTTATCCCAGGCTCCATTGCTCGACTAATTCATGACACAAAACATCAGAATCACAAATTAAAAACCGGGTTCCCACTTTTAGTTTCTGGGATAGATTTATCACTCAATTTGAAAGAGAAAACttacacttgttttgttttttagttaaACATGTTCATGCCTTTCAGCTTCGGCAAAGctgacagtttttttccccctcctgttTCTCAGAAACTACAGTGAATTCAACCATTTGCGATGATCAATACACAGTCGGGGAGAAAAGAGATGCACTGTAGATGCCTGAACAGCTGGTGCTGGAGGTTAAGTGttcctgagaacacacacagctacatAAACCCAAACAAATGTAACGCTCAGACATTTTTCCAGCATCTGAGCACTTTGCTGGTGTTCCTGACAAGTTGCTGCCCGTGTGACCGCTTtggaaaaacaagtcaaatgaatctaaatgtcgCCTTCCCATCACATGACCATGTCTGTCATCTCGGGGGCCCTTGACTGGGCCGTCGTCACGGCACGGCGACATATCGCGCAGGTATACGGCAGTCAGTAGTTATTCATCATCCATAATGTTAACGATCACAGCATGTCGATAACAAACCCGGGAGTTAAATGAGTTTGTGCACTCAGCTACGCCTGCGCCGAGGCGGTTCAAGGTCACTCCCTCCCCGTGCCTGACAGGAGGGATGATTCTCGGGCCAGGCTGCAAGCACACACATCTTACCTCAAGGTCAAGTGTGCCACTATTTAGAACAAATAGATACATAAAACACTCAATCTTGTGGGTGGGTAAAGTATGGACGAGGACCTTGGGCTGAGATAAACTTGGCCGGCAGCTCGTATATTTCTTCCTGTACTTGTATTTCAGCTTGACACTTCGCCTCCCATTTTGCTTTTAACATCTCAAGTCCCTCTGATGTGACTGAACGCAAAAAAGTTAGCATTGATTTTCGTCAGCTCGCCGGAGAGAGCGATGTGGACGGATCTGGATCGTCTCAGGGTGACAAACTGTGTTTATCACGCAGCCCGGTAGGCAGCTGAATGTGGACTCTGCAGCTTCCTTTAAGCTGCTCTGTCAAACATGCCATGACCGGCGCTGCTATTCACCTATGGATGggtgaagaaataaaaacacagagggcCTTTTGTGTTTGCGCAAGAGCAGGACAAGGCTCGGGCGCGTGGCGAGAGGATACACTTGATTTGGAGTCAGTTAGCAGCTCATGCCTATCGTTATGGACAATGGGGCAAGGGCAAGTGTCTCCCTCCCCTTAgctgtcctctctctccctctccctgtttCTTGGCGTGCTTCCCCCTGGAGACACGAGCCGGGGGCTGGTAGCTCTGATGGCCAAGCGTGACATTTAAACCCCTGCCCTGCGGTTGCTTCAGGGAGGCTTTGTGGAGGAGATGGGGGGTGGTGGGGGCCAAAGAGGTCCATCTGagcacagagaagagaaagtaCGGACCGAGGCTCACCCTGTCCCTCGATGCACATGCACCCCcctgatccacacacacacacacactcactccctcccctcccctgctTCCCCCCCTGCAGAAATCCTACTGCGGTGGGGGCCCCATTGTGCACAGGCCTACTGCTGAAGAAAAGGGCCCTTTGGTGGTAAACAATTCAGCTGTCCACTCTGATCACAATGGGGGCACATCCCATTGCTTTGAGCATCTGTTTCGAGTAGGTACTGGTCCCCTCGCCACTCGTCAGCCGCTGACCGTAAATACCCGGTGAGCGACTAAATCCCTGAATCTGCTGAAGCCACTACCACCTGCTCTCAGACTCCCCTCCTTTTAtcattcctttttcttttctgtgtgtgtgtgtgtggatcaatACTGTTGACTCCACCGCAGTTTTCTCTTTAAAAGATGAGCTGAATGGCCTCTCGCTGTCTGTCGCATGACGATGGCGTGCTCTTTTAAATGGTGTACAGTGTTGCAGGGGGAAACTGTACGGGCTGATTAAAGCTTGCATGAGAAAGGGGATGACACCACCAGGCGCCAGGAGTTTTCTGTCTCGGCCTCCGTTCAGGCAGCTCATTCCATGGCTACTtatcgcccccttgtggctattTTGGATATTTGATCCCTGCTTGTAAAATTCCTCCCCAGCTGTGACAGCTACTGTGGAATGATGCTAAAACTTCAATTTAAACATGTAGGAAACAATATGACTCATAGATCATTAAGGATTTGTCAGAATTAAATTTtctaaatttgttttaatgaatattTTTCTCTGCATGACCCTTGTGGCGTTATCTTATCATCTATGAatatatttcttattttattgacTATTTCTGATGTAATGTGGTGACCTGCCGTCGTCAGTATTAGCTTCACTGGTAGTTTTATTGTTTAGGTTTCTGTTAATTCTGTCGTTATTGTTATTCTATCCAACGTTATATTTTTTGTAGACCCTTTTAATttatgatgttttcttttttttacaccactggTTACTAATTTGCTAGAGGCTAATGGCAATCAAtaatagacaaataaataagtaaatgctCCTCTTCAGGTTACAGGCCATATCTGTGTCCTATAACAAACTATATTTTGAAAAAATTTATTATAATGTGTGCTTGGCCATATTGTTTTACCCTCTCATTCAATCCATCTTAAAATACTTtgccttttttccccattttatttcattactcTGTTAACGTTAAGTTAAAATAAAGCTACTATACAAATGCGTTTGTGTTGCTGACCATATCATGTACCTTTTTTATGAATCATTATTAATTATATCCACACATTCGTAGGTTGAGATTAAGCTGCATGTACTGCACAGGTGAACTCACCCACATTTAGATATAGTGTCACTGTTattctctgccaaatcaaagaTGCAGatcatccgctgtggcgacccctagagtgggagaagccgaaagaagaaaaaaagaaaatatgacatattattattgtattttgttgttgagACAAATGTTTTTGGAATCAATCACATCTTCCAGGCATATTATCTTCTCTGTCTGAACACATTGATTTACGTGTCATTTCTGGGTGAATAAAgcacaaaataaatccaaagaATATGATTCTACATATCTGGGTAGTCTAATCTCTACTATTACATCTTAATTAATAAGTTGATCTTTTTCATGATGTCTGCCAAGTGGCTAccacttaaataaatgtaagagAATGTGAAATGCTATACTTGTGAGAGTCCGTAGTGAGTTTGGACCTGTGGTGACAAAACTGTGCAGTGTGTATGAGAATGTCCAAATCTGAATTCACTCGAGGCTTGTTGTGGCTCCGACTGTGCATTagttttctgttaaaaaaaagaaaaagaaataaataaataagcgaATGAgacattttgaggatttttttccctcctccaacGCCTCCGCTTTGAGCCAGATCCTCTGCTGGGGAAGCTCTAATCAGCTCGGAAACATTTGCTGCCCTTCTGGCAAGGTCAAATGGGTCATGGTCCCTGGGCTGGGTGTCCACTCCTGCCCCCCACACTTTTGCTGTAAAGCCCAGCCCCCCCTTGGGGCCCATAGGCCCTGCAGGCACAATCACCGCACAGCGACTATAGGCTCACAGAAGCTGGCTTTAATCTATACAGAGCCCTGGGATGGACTGCGGCTGTCTGTCCATCAGTCTGTCAGTGGGTCTTGCCTTGACCGTACACGGACAACCCTGGACCAAAAGCTATCGACTCAGACAGAGTGAAACCCAGATTTGTGATTGGTCTGCGGAGGCGTCCGGCGagcctcctcctgctgtttgACCAACTGATTGATCTGTTAACACTGGCCGCTGGACGTGTGTCCCTgaatttaatttcagaattcatttctgggagatgtgtgtgtgtacagaaatGATGTAGAGTCCCAGGATCAGAGTGGAGGATGGAGGTGAAATAAACATGCAATTTCAATTCCTTTTCCACATCTATCGTTACATATTtggaacatactgtacatacgtGACTGGTGTGCCCCTTAAAGCATATTCTTCTCTaaatattgatttcatttttccactgagaAATAATGGTCCTTacacagatctgtgtgtgtatccGTCTTTCAAtatctgtgttttcaaatgtacatttcttttaattttccaTGCCACTGGAGATGTTTTGCCTTTTGGGCTCAATGTATCGCTTCATTTCTGTGATATAGCGTCGGTGTAATGTCTACGCCGGACGATATTTGTTATCTGCAGTACATGACTGGACCTGTAAAAGGTGCCTTTACTGTCATTGCATTTTATCACTTATCAATACCCCGAGAAACCTGGCGctgtcaaaataataaaaagtgttaaaaaatgCCACTGGAGTCGAGGTGAGGGGGGGGGCTGTGCAGGTTAGGTAACCCTGATTAATTTCACAGCTCATAAATAGCGTCGATGGTGGATTTCCCCGCTCTATTCTGCTTCTCTATTATCAGAGATATccataaaaaacacagagatggTGAAATAAAAAGCAGCGGTCAAGACAATGGCCATGTTAGGAAGTGAGGGTTGATTTGATGGAGTCTCTCGctcttctctctcccccctctggCCTGCTGCAGACACAGGAAGGGGGCTGTGTAGTGGTGTTCAGATATGCATCACAAAGGCTTCCTGCAGTATTGATCCGCAGTGGGTTAAGGCAGTCTATCAGCAAATGTCCCTCTCTCTGGGAAAAACAATGggagattaaaaacacacagcttgCTGGGTGGGAGGCTGCTGATGGGCCCTTATCTGGGCCCAAAGGTCACTGTGTACCGATATAATCCACTTTCACTTAACAGCTTCATTTAAGGAACCATATGCAAATGGTGGCATTTCGcttgtttatttaaagatagaggtttgtttttctggaggtgaggtgagggttttttttgctaTGAGGACACACTTTAaagttgtcttttattttaaaagtaactGCACACTGACTATACTTCTATACTGAGATCTAATAataggaaacaaaataaatgtgccaTAAAATTACAGCTCTCCTCAACATTTCAGGATGAACTCACTGTTAATTAacaactacatttatttatacactaCAGAGCAACCATTTCCTTCATTCAATGGTCGGTGTGACGTCGTTTAAACTTGATTTTTGTCTcgtgttttttgggggggaagcGGCATCAACTAGTTCATCCAACTAAATAAGCATAGCCGTCGCTTAAAAGCTGATTTACTTTACTATTTTGCTTACGACACCCACTAAAGATAAGAATGTAGATGACAAATTTTCTTATTCAATGACAATGGCAAACtatcgtgacccaaatcacTAATTTACATAAATGTGTGCCTAATGCAGCCGTATTTGTATGGGTAAACAATTCATTTCCAAGAGAGGTTTAGTGAATGAATTAAAACCTGTGCTCATAAATCTTACTAAAATatctaatctaaaataaaatattgggATGGTTCtggacatttgttttcaaatcttCCTCCACGTGACCCAGTCTTAAGGAATCACTGAACTGTGCCAGCACTAAGTCACCAGGATCGTGTTTTAGAACCACTTgttctgtaaaaaaagaaagaaaaataaacaatgatatGACACACGAAATCATTTGtcaaaacattcaaattgattgaattgtgtgtttgcagagaggTAAAACTTCCCAAAAAAATGGCCAAACACTCTGCTTTTCCATACATTGAACAGCATACAAATGATTctgtatattattatcatttaacaCGTTTGTACACAACTGTATTGTAACTGAATAAGAATCACCTAAGTTTTTAATATCTTTGTTTAGATGAAGATAATAAAACCtcaattaaatcaattaagtgtttttgttatttagacTTGCAGGCCTGCTTTGTACATGAGTAACAGAACTGTaccagaaaacagaaaacctttaaaagtcTGAACACATTTTACTTCTGTTTCTCATAAATGAACTGTGAACTGAAGTCATGTCTCAACCTTTAAATGTGGGGAAAGTGTTTCCACGTTGAATTCTctgaaaaaaatttaaaaataaaactacaacataacttgtaattaaaaaaaaacaaaaaacattaagtgtgtgaagtgaggcagcagtgctgctgtgtttgcagGGTGCTGTGAGGTCAAAAGCGCTCCTTGGGCTCGCTGAATTTGCGTTTCTTCTTAGTTGCTGACGTGGACCCTTTTTCCTGGCTGTTGGGGATGTCGTACTGAGAAAtctaaagagaaaagaaagaagtaaaaggaaaaggaaacaaaaatcatttgtGTCTGAATGTCATCCGCGAAAATCCTCCAAAATCTCCtgtttaagtcatttaaaacactgaactcttatgtaaatgtgtgttcttCCCACTTcccaaacatactgtatattctaaTGCTGGAAAGACTAAACTTATTATAGAATAATACATGGAGTAGCACATGCTTTGTCTTTAACTGGCTTTATATTGATAACTAATCATGATTAGACAATTCATTTCTTACCAGTTTTTCTGCCGATTTGTTTACGTTGACACTTGTCTCctgcgcacgcgcacacacacggacaacacaatacaacacaagtAGTCCTGAATTAATAAGCATCACTTGTTTTCTACAGCAAATACAAAATCCCAGTATCTgttaacaaaaaaactacaatgaATAGAACTAAAGAATATAGTAAAAGCTAcaactttcattcaaaatggaTGTTTCAGAACAGAGAGTTCGAATGAGTTGACGACTTTCGGGACATTCCAATCAGAAACGCTAACTAGGAAAATTATGACTTACaggtagagctgaaacaattactcgattactaaattaatcaactatttttgataagtgattcatcagtttgaagctttttttttcatgactaaaacaagatttgtgattgttttaccttaaatgtgcatattttctggtttctttgcttcagaTAACAACAGAAACCAAcaggtttgaggacaaaacaagacatccgagaacatcatcatttccaggtttgacaaacactaatctgacattttgcagcgcTACTTCCAAGTACAACTGGAACACACTAATGGTGCAGTTCATGTTGAAATAATGTGTTGTATTGAATCCAGCACATTTCCTTAATTTCTGCTGCACAAAAACACGTAAGAATTCAAACTCTTAAGAGCAGCATTGTGGGCACAACTCGTGCTATTTCAGTCACAGATAAAGAAAGACATTCTGTTTATGCGTCAGTGCACGGAGACAGGGTTTCTAAGAGTGAAGAGGTTTAAGGTCAACAAGCTGTAAGAGTAGAGCAGAAAATCGCCGGCCGCTCAGCGCTAAGTGGTTGACTGACCACGGTGGAGGAGATGATGCGTCCACTTCTCATCCTCTTCAGCCCCACCTCCATGTCAGAGGTCCTCTTCACCAGAGTTTCCACCTGAGAGAGGGGACATATGGTCCGTAATAACACCGACCTGACCTATGCATGAAGTGGCTCTTTTCTCAAGGCTGAACGGTCACTGAGAAACCACCGTTGCTGGTCAATGGGCAGCGACGGTCACTCTGCTGCCCATTGCAGCCtctcttcatatttttttttaaatgtaaacaagttTTTTGCACCTCATGATGAAAGGAAAAACACTTTATAGACTTCTTTGTATTCCAACTATTACCCATTAATCTTTGGGTTAAAcacttttataaataaatccacagtaaagtgtaaaaaaaccaTTAACTCTCATTATCTTCATCCCTTTTCTATATTCCCACTCGTTTAGcacattgtgttttcttttgcttgGATTCACCGTCGACCTCCACTTAAACAACGATGACCCGAGCTAATAGGATTagtgaattttaatgtgtgagtcgTGCACTCGGCAGCCTGACATGATCACGTGACACGTACCTCTGTGACGTCTTCGCAGCTGTTGATCTTCTCATCACAGCTAATCTGGGTttctttaaaagagaaaattaaGATTAAGAGTCTTTATTGTCATGTGTAGTCAAACTCTAagacatacaaacatatacactGACTAATATGTACAAAAATAAGTTCCATGAACTTCATGTATCTGAAATTCTTAGAGTAGACTAAATGTGCCTTATAACTTGAAGCCATGTGTTCATACAAATAACTCCCAGATCGTTTAGCTTGTTTAAAGCTGGTGTAGACAACGTATTTTTCGTCATTACTGATCAATAGTTCCATAATATGCTTTCCGCTtgatgtaaatcaagtgatctgagtgCACATATACCGGGTGGGGCGAGTCATAAAAATTAATATTTCAGATTAAAAGCATGTTCAGTAAGGCATTATTAATGAGGGAAATGTTATAATTGCTTACATAATCCACGAGTAGATTTGTAGTGCACTGTTTGCACAGATGAAGGTCTCTAAATATAGGAAAATAACTGTTGCGCGTAGATATTTAAGGTGAGAATGTTTCTGAGATTTGTTAGGGCTGGATATTGCTGCTGATTGCAAAAGCACTTTTCacataacacattttttcatgtcataacgtttgattattttctgaatTACATGTGCCGTTGATATCCTGAATTTTTGTGCACAGACAATAAAGGCGATGTGAAGTCGTTATGGACATACCAGTGTTGTCcaagtctgtgttttcagtgtcaggCCTCTCCACGTCTTCAATCACGTGGCTCtaaagatttaaaacaaatgatcagaacacttataacaacaacaaacaaacaaagccttACCTAAAAGTGGGTGAACTGAACTGCAGCCTCGCTTGCTTTTGCAACATCAAACATTCCCATATTTGTGTGTCGACCTTGATGCCAGCCATGCACGGCAGTGGCTAAtgtgaggacatgtttttgCTATAACAAATTCtaggcatcatcatcatcatctgtcaaTGGGAAGAGCTCCTGCCATGGCATTAGTGAGGTCAGTGTGATTTACTGTACGTGCTCAATAATTCACTGAGGCTCCGAATGGATgttataaaaactgaaatggCCATTGACAGGAAAAGGGTTCCCTGCCCCTGATGCCGAGCACATGTCCTTTAAGCAGGAATAACCTGATGTAAACCCAGACATCAATTTGATTATGACTTGATTTATACATCTATACGGTAAAGTGAGTCAAAAGTGCGGCTGTGTATGAACAAATCATGACAGAAATGGCTTTGCCCTGCTGCAGGTAAACAAGCTTTAtgtcttcttgttgtttgtgtgctgACCTGTGAAAGGACGCCCTCATCCTCCATCTTCAGAACCCACTTCTCTGTTACGTTAACACTCTCCTCCACCTGCAGAGATTTGAGTAAATGTGACTTCTTGCAAATACTCTCGAGTTCACTTCACCAAGTGCTCTGACAAAGATAaaagagcaacaaaaacaagaccacATGACGACCAACAAACGTCAATATAAATAAACccaaaagagaaatgaaaacaggaagacaacatCTCACATGACATTACATAGAGCTGAGCTGCAatgattaaattgattattaatctaaATGAATTGCCAAATTTTCTGATCATCAACTAATCGTCTGAGtgtttgtttaataattaaaatgagctCCCCAATTTTTCTGCTcatcaaatatgaatattttctggtttctttgccccatataacaaagaaattactaaaacagaatcattttggtttgtggataaaacaagacactttGGAGGTTAGGGAAACTGTCTTTCACCTGCTCcagtctgtgtctctcagttGCCATGTCCATCTTCAGAGTGTGGAAAGGGGTGGAGACTTCGCCCATAGTCAGTTTCACTGGCTCTCTGTCAAACTCCATGGTGGCGCTGTCGGCCTCCTTGAAGCCCGGTGGCTGATAATCCTGAGGGGTAACTACAAAATaatcagacagacaaacaaacaaaccatgaGACAGATTGTATGTCCTGAAAAACACAAGGTGCATGTGAGGATGCATTTCTACAGTTAACCAAATTTAATCCAGCAAACAGAGGTGGATTAATCTGAAGATACTCAAAGATCGGCACTGTGAATAATCCCACTGGCCTTTGTGATAAATggacacaatttaaaaacagtcaGTCTAAAAGGACAGTAAAATCTAAAACTAATTTCTAAAGTGTTTAACTTCAGTTCAATCTATTttctttacatatttaaaatcatttgcAGTTGAAAAACCTTTGTGTACAATCTTCGATGATCTCCACTGTGTTGCAAAGATGAACTTTTTTGGAGGATTTTATtcataaaagcataaaaacaacCTTGTTATCTGATTCAATTCAGATTTGTGGTAACTTTATAGTTGAATATAAACTAGctcatatttaattttattcagTAATGAGGAAAGtttttgagaaaatattgactgACCTTACATAAATGTGGGAGATGTCATTTTAAGTCAGTGTTTGGAAATATCAACACATAATGATGATACTATAATTGATCTTACAATAATATCAGACACATTCAATATTTCACTAAACTGGGTtgtgaaaaacagacaaaatacgCTCTTGTGGCTGCAGTGTAGTGCATTATGGTCCATCCAGAGTGCAGAGGCGTCTCTAACCATGTGTTAATAAATGCTTTTCCATGTGttaaacactagggggcagagTCTGTAAATTACAGACACAGAACTCTTTAAAAACAAGGAATGAAATTCAAGTTGCAACTTGAtgtctaaaatgtgacacattGTGGCACAAATACATCAGCTCTGTGTTGTTACTGGCCCATATTGACCTTGTTGACGGTCACCAGtgaaatgataaatgataagatgacagacactgatgtttgtctggGCCATGTTACTGAAAACATGCCTCTAATTGAATAAGTAGTTATATAAGAGGCTGAAGACACTCTTtaactgttattgtttgtgATAAAATCCAATATGCTGATATATCAAGAGTGCTGATAACcgatatatgtatgtttttcccTGCgccccaactgcagaggtcatttagtctcttctgtagtgaaattaacatatttttcatactcatgtcacAGGTGATGTAGATATAATTTTTCTTCATATAGTTAGAGAAGAGTGCAAGCTTACAattcaaggaggtagcagcctataCTATAAGTCATATTGGTGGATTTTGGCGTGTTtgtcaatgtccaaaaatacattttaaagccaatatcatGCCGGCAACATCATGCAGCCCTAATTGAAAGATAGTAAGGCTGTATAAAGAGCTGAAAGactaaatgataataataatgataataataataacaaagattTATGTGTGTTCAAAAATTACAAACTGCCCCTTTCAGCTGTGGTccataatataattataatatcattttaattgttGTGCTACCATCCTCGTAGTAGGTCAGCTTCATGTTGAGGAAGATGTTGTCCGGCAGAGGACCCAGGTTCTGCATCAGAGTGTAAAGCTTCCTCACCAGGAGGATGCTGGCCTTCTTAGTGTCACCGCAGGACACCGTTGacgttttgttgttgttgttgtagctgaAACAGACACGAGGTAGAGTGAGCAACAAAAAGTCTGTTGCTTTGTCAGGTGACTGCGACGTCAACTGTTAAGACA from the Solea senegalensis isolate Sse05_10M linkage group LG9, IFAPA_SoseM_1, whole genome shotgun sequence genome contains:
- the hormad1 gene encoding HORMA domain-containing protein 1; amino-acid sequence: MACVQRQRTSQDTQLLPNQVLSEQQSLVVIKKLLAIAVSGITYLRGLFPEKAFGDKYVDDQKVMILREERSCPGASQIVQWMQGCFEAIQKKYLRSVIMSIYTDQDSPQKVTEFYHFRILYNTQGVQMDFESYNNNNKTSTVSCGDTKKASILLVRKLYTLMQNLGPLPDNIFLNMKLTYYEDVTPQDYQPPGFKEADSATMEFDREPVKLTMGEVSTPFHTLKMDMATERHRLEQVEESVNVTEKWVLKMEDEGVLSQSHVIEDVERPDTENTDLDNTETQISCDEKINSCEDVTEVETLVKRTSDMEVGLKRMRSGRIISSTVETSVNVNKSAEKLISQYDIPNSQEKGSTSATKKKRKFSEPKERF